A single genomic interval of Agromyces cerinus harbors:
- a CDS encoding dihydrofolate reductase family protein: MGKVVLNGSVSVDGFIADENDDPGPLFEWLVSGDVPLDESGVLNVSQASYDHIRPYWDQIGVTIAGRHVFDLTDGWDGKPPSGIDHVVVVTHRPQPEGWDSEAPFHFVDGVEAAMAKAQELAGDRIVEVAAGDVGGQMFAAGLVDEVRMDVAPVVFGAGKRYFGSVHAPHLLEDPDVVIQGDRVLHLRYRVRRQPN, from the coding sequence GTGGGCAAGGTGGTCTTGAACGGCTCGGTGTCGGTGGACGGCTTCATCGCGGACGAGAACGACGATCCCGGTCCACTGTTCGAATGGCTGGTCAGCGGTGACGTCCCGTTGGACGAGAGCGGCGTGTTGAACGTGTCGCAAGCGTCCTACGACCACATCCGGCCGTACTGGGACCAGATCGGGGTGACCATCGCCGGCCGCCACGTCTTCGACCTGACGGACGGTTGGGACGGAAAGCCTCCGAGCGGGATCGACCACGTGGTCGTCGTGACGCACCGACCGCAGCCCGAGGGCTGGGACTCCGAGGCGCCGTTCCACTTCGTCGACGGCGTCGAGGCGGCCATGGCCAAGGCGCAAGAACTTGCGGGTGACCGCATCGTCGAGGTCGCCGCTGGTGACGTCGGTGGCCAGATGTTTGCCGCGGGCCTGGTCGACGAGGTGCGCATGGATGTCGCACCCGTCGTGTTCGGGGCCGGCAAGCGCTACTTCGGGTCGGTCCACGCACCGCACCTGTTGGAGGATCCTGATGTGGTGATTCAGGGCGACCGGGTGCTACACCTGCGCTATCGGGTGCGCCGGCAACCGAACTGA
- a CDS encoding flavohemoglobin expression-modulating QEGLA motif protein — MSDARPGDPGPPEDEPARERSSPTEELAPALDIDARLTEIERRVNLLVNVTPLNAAEAWADFERSDFGTAPTLRLRPLDFDPDLLQRDLYDLEVENVDDPALHTLFRAKRDEIARQITALEDRDTSRFLYGSLQLYGTVAPPLAAAAQELLETIPPQAPSTQTVTAGAFADEARAEFERYRAVYPDFPVSVEVRDDVSELMVSFGRLLIPASAAFRADRVEPLLHHEVGTHVVTYQNGARQPLTLLTIGLPGYDETQEGLAVLAEYLTGGLDPRRLRVLAARVVAVGEMLDGAGFLDIFELLRAAHRIPARTAWSIAIRVVVGGGSVKDAIYLRGITRILDALAEGSRLDVLLVGKLALDHIPLVQDLLDREVLHAPWVRPRWLDVPGAQERLERLRAGATVTDLYEGDRAA, encoded by the coding sequence ATGAGTGACGCTCGCCCTGGCGATCCTGGCCCGCCCGAGGACGAGCCTGCCCGCGAGCGGTCGTCACCGACGGAGGAGCTGGCGCCCGCACTCGACATCGACGCCCGGCTCACCGAGATCGAGCGCCGTGTGAACCTGCTCGTCAACGTCACGCCACTCAATGCGGCGGAGGCGTGGGCGGACTTCGAACGCAGTGACTTCGGCACGGCCCCCACGCTGCGGCTGCGGCCGTTGGACTTCGACCCGGACCTGCTGCAGCGCGACCTGTACGACCTCGAGGTCGAGAATGTGGATGACCCGGCGCTGCACACGCTCTTCCGGGCGAAGAGGGACGAGATCGCCCGTCAGATCACCGCGTTGGAGGACCGCGACACGTCACGGTTCCTCTACGGGTCACTCCAGCTCTACGGAACGGTGGCCCCTCCGCTGGCCGCGGCGGCGCAGGAGCTGCTCGAGACCATCCCCCCGCAGGCGCCCAGCACCCAGACCGTCACCGCCGGGGCGTTCGCCGACGAGGCCCGGGCGGAGTTCGAGCGCTACCGTGCCGTGTATCCGGACTTCCCGGTCAGCGTCGAGGTGCGAGACGACGTCTCCGAGCTGATGGTGTCGTTCGGCCGCCTGCTCATCCCTGCGTCCGCCGCTTTCAGGGCCGACCGGGTCGAGCCGCTGCTGCACCACGAGGTCGGCACCCACGTGGTCACCTATCAGAACGGTGCCCGGCAGCCACTGACGCTGCTGACCATCGGCCTGCCCGGCTACGACGAGACGCAGGAAGGCCTCGCCGTGCTCGCCGAGTACCTGACCGGCGGGTTGGACCCGCGGCGGCTACGCGTGCTCGCGGCGCGAGTGGTCGCGGTCGGCGAGATGCTCGACGGCGCCGGCTTCCTGGACATCTTCGAGTTGCTGCGGGCCGCCCATCGCATACCGGCGCGTACCGCGTGGTCCATCGCCATCCGGGTCGTCGTCGGGGGCGGATCGGTGAAGGACGCGATCTACCTGCGCGGGATCACGCGCATCCTCGACGCTCTCGCCGAGGGCAGCCGGCTCGACGTCCTGCTCGTCGGCAAGCTCGCATTGGACCACATCCCCTTGGTGCAGGATCTGCTCGACCGCGAGGTGCTCCACGCCCCGTGGGTTCGGCCACGCTGGTTGGACGTGCCCGGTGCACAAGAGCGTCTGGAGAGGCTGCGCGCGGGCGCGACTGTCACCGACCTCTACGAAGGAGACAGGGCAGCATGA
- a CDS encoding glycosyltransferase produces MSDTPGASTPGTAGAEIERPLTVLIGADTFAPDVNGAARFAERLAAGLAERGHDVHVMAPAGNRKHGTWKEVHEGQEITAHRLRSWRWYPHDWLRFALPWRIKQNSARVIDQVKPDVVHFQSHIITGRGLSVEAQKRGIRIVGTNHFMPENMLEFTLLPAAWQEWAVGLAWKAARRTFGRAEAVTTPTRKAAQFLEKHTGLVGVHAISCGIDAHKYSPSWEPRTENRILFVGRVTGEKQIDVLLRALTLLPKELDAKVEIVGGGDQKKNLEHLAVELGIADRVKFTGYVTDDELREAYHRASVLAMPSIAELQSIVTMEAMASALPVVAANAMALPHLVHDGENGYLFEPSNAEDLAAKLRIVLEASPAEYRRLKEESIRLIAAHDIQRTISTFESLYRGRPVTDPVTDVAPAATPE; encoded by the coding sequence GTGTCAGACACCCCCGGTGCGAGTACTCCCGGCACCGCCGGAGCCGAGATCGAGCGACCGCTCACGGTTCTGATCGGCGCCGACACCTTCGCCCCCGACGTCAACGGCGCCGCACGCTTCGCCGAACGCCTCGCTGCAGGCCTCGCCGAGCGCGGTCACGACGTGCACGTCATGGCCCCTGCGGGCAACCGCAAGCACGGCACCTGGAAGGAGGTGCACGAGGGTCAGGAGATCACGGCGCACCGCCTCCGCAGCTGGCGTTGGTACCCGCACGACTGGCTGCGGTTCGCGCTGCCGTGGCGCATCAAGCAGAACAGCGCCCGGGTCATCGACCAGGTCAAGCCCGACGTGGTGCACTTCCAGTCGCACATCATCACCGGCCGCGGCCTCTCGGTCGAAGCGCAGAAGCGCGGCATCCGCATCGTCGGCACCAATCACTTCATGCCCGAGAACATGCTCGAGTTCACGTTGCTGCCCGCGGCGTGGCAGGAGTGGGCGGTCGGTCTCGCCTGGAAGGCCGCACGTCGCACCTTCGGCCGCGCCGAGGCAGTGACGACGCCGACCCGAAAGGCCGCGCAGTTCCTCGAGAAGCACACCGGTCTCGTCGGCGTGCACGCGATCTCGTGCGGCATCGATGCGCACAAGTATTCGCCGAGCTGGGAGCCGCGCACCGAGAACCGCATCCTCTTCGTCGGTCGAGTCACCGGCGAGAAGCAGATCGACGTGCTCCTGCGAGCGCTCACGTTGTTGCCGAAGGAACTCGACGCCAAGGTCGAGATCGTCGGCGGCGGCGACCAGAAGAAGAACCTCGAGCACCTGGCGGTCGAACTCGGCATCGCCGACCGGGTGAAGTTCACCGGCTATGTGACGGATGACGAGCTCCGCGAGGCCTACCACCGCGCGTCCGTGCTCGCGATGCCCTCGATCGCCGAGCTGCAGAGCATCGTGACGATGGAGGCCATGGCCTCGGCGCTGCCCGTCGTCGCGGCGAACGCGATGGCGCTTCCGCACCTCGTGCACGACGGCGAGAACGGATACCTCTTCGAGCCCAGCAACGCCGAAGACCTCGCTGCGAAGCTCCGCATCGTGCTCGAGGCCTCGCCGGCCGAGTACCGCAGGCTGAAGGAGGAGTCGATCCGGCTGATCGCCGCACACGACATCCAGCGCACGATCTCGACCTTCGAGAGTCTGTATCGTGGGAGGCCGGTGACCGATCCGGTCACCGACGTCGCGCCGGCTGCCACTCCCGAGTGA
- a CDS encoding glutathione synthase: MDEYTTTRLARAAARGGHETWYVGVGDLELGSSDGLFAAMARAARWKSDDTLASFMERIKARDAERIVMDDLDALVLRNESIDDLQERPWASPMGVVFGQMLADRGVTVVNDPNTLHRATSKLYLEEFSENVRPRSLVTRNKEAIERFVDDVGHCVVKPLYGAKGRNVFMIEGPGETNLAQMTEAVLQDGYAIIQEFVDGAEDGDARIFLLEGRILERDGRPAAFRRVPSGNDPRANISTGGRSVPLEVGEAELGIVEAMGDKLVADGMFLVGIDVIGGHVVEINAESPGGFQSIERLYDIDIAETVIEALERRAGPGTEANLLVGRSAASNPNSIPSMGGQ; the protein is encoded by the coding sequence GTGGACGAGTACACGACCACCCGACTTGCACGGGCCGCGGCCAGGGGCGGGCACGAGACCTGGTATGTCGGCGTCGGGGATCTCGAGCTCGGCAGCAGCGACGGGCTGTTCGCGGCCATGGCTCGCGCCGCGAGATGGAAGAGCGACGACACTCTCGCGAGCTTCATGGAGAGGATCAAGGCGCGCGACGCCGAGCGGATCGTCATGGACGACCTCGATGCGCTCGTCCTGCGCAACGAGTCGATCGACGACCTGCAGGAGCGCCCGTGGGCCAGCCCGATGGGCGTGGTGTTCGGACAGATGCTCGCGGACCGAGGTGTGACGGTGGTCAACGACCCGAACACCCTCCATCGGGCGACCAGCAAGCTCTACCTGGAGGAGTTCTCCGAGAACGTCCGACCTCGGTCGCTGGTGACACGAAACAAGGAGGCGATCGAGCGGTTCGTCGACGACGTCGGCCATTGCGTCGTCAAACCGCTGTACGGGGCCAAGGGCCGCAACGTCTTCATGATCGAGGGCCCGGGGGAGACCAACCTCGCTCAGATGACGGAGGCCGTCCTGCAGGACGGGTACGCCATCATCCAGGAGTTCGTCGACGGCGCCGAGGACGGCGATGCCCGGATCTTCTTGCTGGAGGGCCGCATCCTCGAGCGCGACGGCCGGCCGGCCGCCTTCCGACGCGTGCCCAGCGGTAACGACCCGCGCGCCAACATCAGCACCGGCGGTCGGTCGGTGCCCCTCGAGGTCGGTGAGGCCGAGCTCGGCATCGTCGAGGCGATGGGCGACAAGCTCGTCGCCGATGGCATGTTCCTCGTGGGCATCGACGTGATCGGCGGTCACGTGGTGGAGATCAACGCGGAGAGTCCCGGCGGGTTCCAGAGCATCGAGAGGCTCTACGACATCGACATCGCCGAGACCGTCATCGAAGCCCTGGAGCGCCGCGCAGGCCCTGGGACGGAGGCGAACCTGTTGGTGGGCCGGTCGGCTGCTTCGAACCCGAACAGTATTCCGTCGATGGGTGGCCAATAG